The nucleotide sequence CAggttgttcaaaaaatcattgtGCAGCTCATTATACACCCAATGCTGGTGACAAGACAGTTTTTGAATATGATGATGTTGTAAAAATTGACTTTGGCACTCACATTAATGGTAGAATTATTGATTGTGCTTTTACCCACACTTTTAATCCTAAATATAACAAACTGGTTGAAGCAGTTAGGGATGCTACTAATACTGGAATTAAAGCAGCAGGTAAAAatcagtttgaaaataaatgttatgaTTTGTATTGTATTTACTAGCATATTTTCTTTCAAGGTATTGATGTTCAACTTTGTGAAATCGGAGCTCAAATACAGGAGGTTATGGAGTCATATGAAGTTGAATTAGATGGAAAAACTTACCAAGTTAAATCTATAAGAAATTTGAATGGGCATTCTATTTCACCTTATAGTAAGCATTGttgtaaattttgtatttcaagatttaaaagtattttttttaggGATACATGCTGGTAAAACAGTACCAATAGTCAAAGGAGGGGAGGCTACTGTAAtggaagaaaatgaattttatgcaATTGAAACTTTTGGCTCTACGGGTAGGGGTGTTGTACATGATGATATGGAATGCTCCcattacatgaaaaattttgacGTACCCTATGTGCCATTACGGTAAGAAAGAGTAAATTCCATACTTATCCAGTTCCTCTATTAGTAAATAGATTGTCAAAAGAACAGTGGCGGGTATATAGATTTGCCACTTgtaggttattcttcttttgtCGCCTCTACCGATCTTTGAAATCCTATAccttaattcaaaataatttgaattacttttttattagaaaaatttcaactttataatttgaaaaatagaagaTGCTTGATTATTTCCacgtaaaaaaaaattagcattatTTCAAGCAATGAAAAGTTGAATACTACTTTTGtatgttttaaaaatcttcaataattatatattatgatTAAACTATACACAATGAGTAATGctggtatatattttttattacattctcagtttaacaacaataaaataaatattttttcttaattaccTGTTGGTATTAGAGTTTGAGTaagttaaattataaaaaaattccaatttattgTTCAGACCAACCAAGTCTTGATTATATTGTCTTATGAAAACATGTTCAGATCTGACTCATGCTTAAAAGATCTAAAGCATTGAGCATTTCTTGACTTAAAGGTCGATAGTAAATAGCTCTTCACTTTTTTCAAGCAAGGAAAGCTTCTCTCGTCTTAGGGTACACGTTTTTCAGGAAACTAGCTTTTCCGTTAGAATTGATGGTAACAACTCTATCAATTTTAGAAGAAATGAACATTTTGAGCAGAATCTATTATACACTTCTTGCAATTTTGCTAACTTGAATATGAGGAAATCTATGACAACGAGAaacatttcattcaaatatcttCATCAGGTATTTCATCAAATCATCTTTCTGTCTATATGGTTCATTCCATCGCCTTTTTCCCAAAAGAATTAAAATTCTCGACTCGACATAAAAGTTTCAATCTTATTCTctacaatttgatttgaatgCTATAAAccaaacaacaataaaatagtGAGTTCGGGGGAACATTAGTATATTGGCATCAagttaaaatagattttatatcaatatttctatgatGTATGCAAGTTAaagcattttaaaataatttcaccggcatttaaaattttttatgaatttttttaattacttaaaCAATTTATAACTTCATTTTGTAATAACCTTGTGTTTGTAGGGTTTCTCATCtattgttatttcaaaaatatctccaGTTTTATACAAATCAATGACTAATGTGAAATTTCTACTTTGTTTCAGTCTGCAATCCTCCAAATCTTTATTAAACATTATCAACAAGAATTTTGGAACGCTAGCGTTTTGCAAAAGGTGGTTAGACAGAGCTGGGGCAACAAAATACCAAATGGCCTTAAAGGATTTGTGTGACAAAGGGATTGTAGATGATTATCCTCCATTATGTGACATAAAAGGATGTTATACAGCTCAGTTTGAACATACTATAATGTTAAAACCAACATGCAAGGAAGTTGTTTCCAGGGGAGACGATTACTAATATTtcaccaaaatgttttttcaactgataccaattttattaataagaaactttcatcaaaatatgaatatcgaattttttctattaaaaaaatgtggttAGTTTTACATAGCTTGAACTAATGTGGGCAATGTAAACTTTCTTCTACATGTACATTATCTGtatgtaataaaaaactgtataggaaattttttttatgtggaAGAGTGCTTAGAGAATTGCGAGGGTTTCTTTTCACAAACAAGTTTATTTTCTAAGCATAAAACTTgacagaattgaaaaaatgtttcttcttaaATTCAGGATAGTGTATATGCaacaaatttgacaaaattattacaacaataatgaaTATCTGGTCAATTCTTTACCACCTCAAACTAATTATCACAATTTAATTGTGATTAATGATCATTTAGTAAAAATGGACAGAACTTTATTGTACCATCCCTTGGATAAAAATTGACTATTGTTTAACGACTTTTTACCGAATTTTCTAGCCTACAGCATTTGGTATATGATGGAGCgctttttgttaattaaattttgagtgtagcattttttttaaataaaattaattggttTTTGAACATAGTCGTTTGAAATACAGTGATGGTATTTGAACAATCTATAGTCTGTTTTGATGTATGAGAGAGCAATAAAATTATGCAGCATTCGTAATCTGTAGgtttatcactttttttagTACACAGCAAGTTATAACTCGAGTATTTtcgtataaaataatatttgtataaatatgaatatatctGATAAAAGggtttttttggttaaaaataacgaaTGGTTATATTTAATTGCAGTGCATAAGTATTGTTCGTATTCTAGAATCAAAACTTTGGTCGTACATGTAACAAACAATGGTTGTAGTTGTATCGACAATATAGAATTATTTAACTACAataacattttgttttgttaaacgGTTGCTCCAGGAAACATTATTGCAATTGTTCGACACGAAAAGAGGCGAcggtaaataataaatttgataatgtaTATATAATCTTCAGGtttattttccatattcaaCTTTTAGCAATGAAGCTCGTCTAATTAACAGAAATTTGAGATATGAGCGAAGTTTTTCAACttccaaattcaaaatttataaaacatgtATTCTCGCATATTCAAAAGTTTTATGTAGACCGAACTTTTTGGGACACGGATGCTATTAAATGGATATACAAAAACAACGTTTCACTTCCCAATGAGTTAACCGTCTGTAAGTTGTTGTATATTGGAGGTCTGTAATGCTATATTATAACGATTTATTAAATAGATGGGTGAGATTTACAACAGCACTAGATACtattaattaatagaaataatcaaatacatTATAATCAGTGTGTATTTCGAGGAGTGATTGGGAGCATTgagttgaaaataatcaatattaacgCTAAATATTTTGGATCAGTACATGATACAGCGATATGGCAAATATCTCGTATAAATTTACATTTAGAACAAGTGTATTTGCAATATTACCATAAACCAGGTTGCCCTCTTGAGTGAAATACTGAGTAAATTCTCTCTCTCGATGTCTGTACCAGGAAAATGAGGTACCAGATGATAATGAGTTATTTATCATTGAATCTAGCTACATCTTTTGAAAGACCAAAGTCTAGCTCATTGaactcaatttgagaaaaatgtttttcatcaaCAGAAAAATCAGAGCTATATTAATTTTGGGGAGCAAACGTTTCTGAATCCTCTGCATTACTCagcttgaaaaataaaatacaaaatttcaactaaataaaaattttacataaaatcaaaatataaaatttagtattgtaaaaaaatgtatatttatttaatgatttcaaaaataatacaattattgCTGTAATTTGTTAAATCAAAGTATCATgtttatattaatcaaaatcttaactaaaaaaatgatctttattaaataattgaatgttttttaataaagactttCTTCATCTAAACTCGGTATGTTTAGAACATCTAAATTGGTCGGATCAAAGTTGTTCCTTTTAAGAAGCTTATTTAATGGTGTAAATGGTTCGTTATTAGTCAAACAACGATAATATTCTTTTGCTCTTTTGATAATTTGTGCATCTATCCCAATTGCCTCTGCAACTTCTATAGCAAAACTATTTGAAACTCCTACAAATTAatcaaattggaatttttgaaactatgTACTGAACTAAGACTAAACCAACACACACACACTGGTAATTTCAGCCTTTCATACGCTCATATCCAGTTCCAAGGATCAAgatgtgtaattgtgagttggTGTAATAGTAGTAGTAGacagtattttatatatatatatatatatatatatatatatatatatatatatatatatatatttatatattgttatggtataaatatatccaaaataaattattaaacaataataagatataaataaagcaataagttcagttctgttattcggttacttagagcagcttatcacaataaaataaataacattctttatattaagttttggccaacactatattctaaattattatttaattttgacaaatcctgtataatcaaagaatttaatccataaattaaattgacagataaaaacaggagcaccaacttcaaaaatttgtgtgacataccaacatgaattttaaggttataaatgataaaatataaaaattttgacaactgcaatgataaaattaataacataggaatgaaataaatacaacaaagaaattatagaataatattatttgaatttgaataaagtcacaataatttaaaaatttagtaactaactttcaaaataaatatcattggttaaaaaaaaaagtttgtttaaaaaaaaataagaatgaagagaaaaatcaacaaggagaaaaaaaatttttgttggcaagagaaaaaagagtaaaataattttaattgaaatttaaaaaaattaaaatcttgataaaaaaggcataaaatattcaaaggattgataattaataattgtataagtgtagtaataagaaattagtgaaaacaattaaataaagtgaaataagtgagaatactcacaaagggacaatttccaagataaagaagttgtaaaaaggaaaagaacatgagtggaactacagcggagtatctgtttattctgcaaggccgtaacaatttccaattaaaaaaaaaaaaattaaaaaatacaacataacaaacacttaaggtactgttctattaagtttaagtatttcctttagtatataatatttgagttcacatttccatataatttagttttatgagtgtaattatgagtatgaatgaatgaatgaatgtttgtaaaataaaataattgtaatagctagttaagaaattgtatattttgaatattttattcattataaagaacagacccggtcttaaaactattataatctgaccttataaccataacaatttatcgcaataaaattttttaatttgacctcacaatataataccctgagaataaaaaaaataataataacataataaaataaagaaattcaaataattattaatggcgcccaaattaaaatctgattttatttaaaaaaaaatttttataaaaataaacattacacattatcataccataacaatatatatatatatatatatatatatatatatatatatatatatatatattaaattaagcaaaaaaattgttaccaTCAGAAATTTTATAAAGGAAATACAACACCCCATTCTCATTTGTATGCATCATTTTTTGGTATTGAATCAAAGGTGATTGTGGAATTTTagtatgaatattttgaaaatgagtCGAAACTAATATATGtggacaattattttttctgttgagGAAATGCTCCAAAACACCTTCGAGAAAACAAGCACTTTCTTCCACCGATGTACCTTTTCCAAATTCATCCATTAGTATAAGTGAAGACGAAGAAGAAGCGGTCAGAGCGTGAGCCAtctacaaatataattattttatatcatattttttatgcttTATTATTACACCATTACCTGTGATGCATTTATCATAAAAGATGATAATCTGACAGTTGCAGATTCGGTGGAGCACAATCTAGAATGCATTGAATCCAACATACTTATATCTGCTTTTGTACAAGGTACATATGATCCCACATGAGCTAAATATATTGTTAACGAAACCTGCTTCAAATAAACGCTCTTTCCGCTTCCGTTGGGAcctgtaattattttcattctgCTAAATTGACCACCGGAAAAGAAATGGTTGGATTGAAATTGCTCGATGAGGTGTTCCATTAGAGGATGTCTACATTCTTctaatacataataattttgtttattcaaaaatggtCTTGTATACATTTTGCTCGACGCTGTTAATGCCATAGCaatcaaactaaaaaacaacatttttatgttgaagattttttttgaaaaatagtttcttAGTTAAGCTTAGGGAATGCAATACCGTTAAACATTTTCGATGccgatattttgatattttcgatTGTAGAACCGGTATTAGTATATTAGACATTTTCGACATGGGAAGATGGTCGGATGTTTTGGAAACAAACATGGTTTTGGactttttgatgttgatgttaaGGCCATAATCttcttaaaactttttattggaTTTAAGAATGCTTGGAGATCCTGTTCACTGTCTGTAATCAAGACCGTGTCATCTGGCAAAGACttatgaatatatattaaagagTAGAGGAGACAACACGCATCCCTGTTGCACGCGTCTTTTGATGCTGTATGTTTCTGTGTCGCCGGTTTCAGTTCTCACCACTGCAGTTTGGTTTGCATAAAACGCCCTTTGTCGAAAGCCTTTTCGTAATAAATAGAACATTTTGTTGGTATCTGCATTTTTGTAGTAGTATAATGAAACTGGTAAATGCTTCCTGTGTCCCAAATCCACTACAGAAACCCAACTGTTCATCGCTAATGTCTTGTTCACATTTCTATTAGATCCATTGGTGAATAACTTTTGGAAATAGCTTTAGCACGTGCGATATCAAACTAATAAGTCTAAAATCACATTTCTTGGCTTTGTTTGTCTTTGGGAGAGGGATGAAAACTGACGTCAGCCAGTCTTGTggaatgtttctacattcatatatcttgaataatttaatgataatgCTCAAATTCTTCTTGAGAACATCTGAAAATGTTGTTGACACttctaatttttgttacaaGCCAGGAAATGTCAGATGCCTACACTAAAAGAGATGAAACAGCGAGGTCGAGGTAGTATGGTAGAGAAAATTGCTTTTATAGGAGTAGAAGTCTCTTGTGTTTGTAGGTAAGATAACAAATTAGTCCTTCCCCTAGAATATCTCGAAAGCGTTATTTTAGAGAAATCATGAACACTGAGAAATTCCTTATCCTAAATCGAAAGAAGTTTATAATAAGCAAATGAGGAGCATTGGCTATCAAAGAAATggtataaaagatattttttcatctgtTAGACATGTGAGCTTTGGCgtcaaaagaaataatattaatttgagAGAGATGTTTACCTATCAatcattccaattttttttaatggttcAGTTATATCtctattatatttcaaaataaaaccagaTAATCTTCGAATTATACGGTTTTCATGATCGATAATTTCAGAAACAATATCACCGAGGCGATTATCCAAttctataaacaaaaaaaaattagcgtGATGGgaatattgttttatcaaaGATTTTGATGAAATCTTGAGTTTATTACTTACCTACACACATAGGATTCTTGTAAAGGATTTTCCCACCTATTTTAAActgcaataaaataaatattacacaGTTTGTTGTTTAAACAAAAAGAGAAAACCGACCCttatgtacaaaaatttattttctaactGAAATGATTAGAATAAACCAAATCGTCCATTTGGACGCTCATATTTACTTCTGTTTGTAACTGGACTgggataaatttttttttataaataaataatttagggtacttaatttttgtataaattattgcaTACCATAAAACGGAAATCTAAATATTGCAAATCTTCGGGATTACAATCTTTTTCCCACTCTTTAACAGCGAGTAAATGTCCCATTTCCGGTAAATAAACCACCGAACATTCGTCCAAAAAATCTGGTAAATTTTCTGCTGCAAAGCGTGCAGCTGCCATTACGTCGTTAATGATATCTTGTCGTCTcaacatttctaaaataaatttattccgaactaatatttcaataaaagttgTGAGTTGAATTATTTAGAAACATGATAAGTAGGAATTTATGTAGTTTCACTcctattttttggtctaatttgacggGACTATTAGTAAATTTTCTCAAGTGTCCAAGAAACTTACTCAAATtgcattataattttaattcttataccctgattagtaattttatctATCATATGTTTAGCAAAACaatggtaatttttaaaaaattttacagtgtagttaaacagttttttaaatttcatttcccaaagcattttgtaaattaattttctattattactgTATATAAATGatccaataaataaatatttcaaaaattgattaataattaatttatactattattacaataaacaaaatattttttcgagatAATAGGAACAAACTTACTTGCGTCTAGTGTCTCGTCCAATCCATATCTAATCAAAGGTTTCCCGCGTTGTTTGCTAGCTTTAAAATCTATACCGTTTCTTATTGATTCTTCCAAACTCATCAAGTTCGGTGATATGATTTCATCTAATTCCAAAAATAGTGAACATTTTTCCCTGTACGGAGAACTGAGTTCTCTTATACAATTAGTATGGTAAATAGTCTAAAATGAAACACTTTTACGATGTTTACATTGCACTTAATGCCAACAACGATTGTATCATTACTTCTTTGTACCGTTTGATTTCGAAGTCATTTGGCAAATCCACAATCGCACGCGAATCTCGGTGTGAATAGCAGCGCGAATCGCAGATATGGCTGCCAATATTCTACGATCGCAGATTCGCGCGAGTCTCAGAGTATAGTTCGCGCTCTTGACGCGTATAATTTTTAGTTGTTGACGGCCAGGGAGCCGTTGAGCTCATAGTACTTTAGATACGCCCGTCGTGCCCCACTTGAGGTTACCAAGTCgtttgagaagccgatcaggcgATTTGGACCTTTGATATCATTAGGCAAGTTGTGAGAATTGCCCAGGTGTTGAAATCATACTCGTATGAGTGCAAGGCAATCACAGATAACGTGGTCTGCGCTTTCGTCCTCCTTTATACGTACCAACGGAACTCCGGATCGTCCGTGTTGCCCATGGTGTAGAGATGGAGTATCCGGTTAGAAGTTCGGTCACTAGTCGGATTTATCGCCTGTTTAgttggagcagttgtttggtagGAGTCGCACGAGGTCCATCTATATGTTATTTTGCTTGTCTCAAGCCAGGAGTCTCTATCCATCTCTGCCGAGCCCGCCCTGCGAGTAGACCGTTGAGAGACGCGAGTGCAACGATTTTGGCCCCACCAAGGATGAGTTCTGATCCCATCGGTGTGTTCGCCGATCTCAGTCTAGCGAAAGAGTCCGCTTCGTCGTTGCCTTTCTTGGCGTGTATGCACGT is from Diorhabda sublineata isolate icDioSubl1.1 chromosome 1, icDioSubl1.1, whole genome shotgun sequence and encodes:
- the LOC130453023 gene encoding methionine aminopeptidase 2, which gives rise to MAALKTEIKEDQENEEDQERVVEDDIENGNPETSKKKKKKKNKKKNVILDEDGKDENSEKQLSDAPINTPITENGEVEADGDKKKKKRNRKKGGKPKQTDPPSIPIVELFPDGVFPIGEIQKYETGKDDRTAKDRFTSEEKRALDRMHNDIYNEVRLAAEAHRQTRQYIQKWIKPGMTMIEICEELENTARKLIGENGLKAGLAFPTGCSKNHCAAHYTPNAGDKTVFEYDDVVKIDFGTHINGRIIDCAFTHTFNPKYNKLVEAVRDATNTGIKAAGIDVQLCEIGAQIQEVMESYEVELDGKTYQVKSIRNLNGHSISPYRIHAGKTVPIVKGGEATVMEENEFYAIETFGSTGRGVVHDDMECSHYMKNFDVPYVPLRLQSSKSLLNIINKNFGTLAFCKRWLDRAGATKYQMALKDLCDKGIVDDYPPLCDIKGCYTAQFEHTIMLKPTCKEVVSRGDDY
- the LOC130444762 gene encoding mutS protein homolog 5-like → MKDDANIILCIIYKVGKLGAAYYNFKDKQLYVYEELLEQGPQYLTIDGLMREIKPKFIVTVGGRSEEFVKAIIDIINYGCSFQNTTTSDSVKSIPENLFLVSLQEYTYEICKAIISQLNLAAIKDELAETKRELYINSLINFDNKLPLQAIGTLVKFLEKNWSFFGILDKNDLIYIHINQVCRKDRVLIDNSTFKALQIFSKRGHEAGFKRGLNSSDREGLSVFKLFSLNCKSKIGLMTLKNILLNPINNIDILNQRLDFIYFVLQPSNREFIESLREHLQGIVGDTNVILTRIENSQAKVRDWKVLYETIYHTNCIRELSSPYREKCSLFLELDEIISPNLMSLEESIRNGIDFKASKQRGKPLIRYGLDETLDAKMLRRQDIINDVMAAARFAAENLPDFLDECSVVYLPEMGHLLAVKEWEKDCNPEDLQYLDFRFMFKIGGKILYKNPMCVELDNRLGDIVSEIIDHENRIIRRLSGFILKYNRDITEPLKKIGMIDSLIAMALTASSKMYTRPFLNKQNYYVLEECRHPLMEHLIEQFQSNHFFSGGQFSRMKIITGPNGSGKSVYLKQVSLTIYLAHVGSYVPCTKADISMLDSMHSRLCSTESATVRLSSFMINASQMAHALTASSSSSLILMDEFGKGVSNSFAIEVAEAIGIDAQIIKRAKEYYRCLTNNEPFTPLNKLLKRNNFDPTNLDVLNIPSLDEESLY